In Luteolibacter sp. Y139, a genomic segment contains:
- a CDS encoding alpha-1,2-fucosyltransferase, giving the protein MIRIVLLGRSGNHLFQYAFGRVLAKRHGVPLVLDCSWFNSAGWREVSHLLRLPLRAKVTRRASLAARALLRLTGRHYWEYRGLPVVREPELNQAFHPDLLDAPADCVVRGYFQSYKYFVSIEEELRSELLGLLENVVPEKSSSSTQVAVHVRRTDFLKHAAFQVCDLGYYRQSMERMRDLVPGAHFTIFSDDRAWCLQNLNGPDIQVASPPDPARGPLTDLARMSRANHHIIANSSYSWWAAWLGKKEGQRVLMPDAWFRGDIHAPIEDKCCPGWELVPTTSAS; this is encoded by the coding sequence ATGATCCGCATCGTCCTGCTTGGCCGCAGCGGCAATCACCTCTTCCAATATGCTTTCGGGCGGGTGCTTGCGAAGCGCCACGGCGTGCCCCTCGTTTTGGATTGTTCCTGGTTCAATTCCGCCGGATGGCGCGAGGTCTCACATTTATTGCGGCTTCCGCTGCGAGCCAAGGTCACGAGGCGTGCATCCCTTGCGGCACGCGCGCTCCTGAGGCTCACCGGCAGACACTATTGGGAATATCGCGGTCTGCCGGTGGTTCGGGAACCCGAGCTTAATCAAGCCTTCCATCCCGATCTCCTCGATGCGCCCGCGGATTGCGTGGTGCGCGGGTACTTCCAGTCCTACAAATATTTTGTCTCGATTGAGGAGGAACTGAGGAGCGAGCTGCTTGGCTTGTTAGAAAACGTGGTGCCGGAGAAGAGTTCCTCCTCGACCCAGGTGGCGGTCCATGTCCGGCGCACCGATTTCCTGAAACACGCTGCATTCCAAGTCTGCGACCTCGGCTACTACCGGCAGTCCATGGAGAGGATGCGCGACCTGGTACCCGGCGCGCACTTCACGATCTTTTCGGACGATCGCGCCTGGTGCTTGCAGAATCTGAATGGGCCGGACATTCAGGTTGCCTCGCCACCGGATCCCGCACGCGGGCCGCTCACTGACTTGGCAAGGATGAGCCGCGCCAATCACCACATCATCGCCAATAGCAGCTACTCCTGGTGGGCCGCCTGGCTGGGAAAAAAGGAAGGCCAGCGGGTTCTAATGCCCGACGCCTGGTTCCGCGGTGACATCCACGCGCCCATCGAGGACAAGTGCTGTCCTGGCTGGGAACTGGTTCCGACAACTTCCGCTTCTTGA
- a CDS encoding glycosyltransferase family 2 protein, whose product MRLSIIIPVFNEVALVTTLLEKVVALELDDGMAKEIVIVDDGSTDGTLEVLHAFHTAHPETRLLVHEKNSGKGAAVRTGMQAAQGDIFIIQDADLEYDPEDIREVVRPVVTGQASVVYGSRILREKALGRSGVLGLVTGKHPHSYVLAYLGGVTITQWINLITGACLTDEPTCYKSFRRAALEGIEIDSDDFAWEPEITVKLLLRGIEIREVPIAYHPRKNRDGKKINWRDGVKALWTAGKYRFRKSS is encoded by the coding sequence ATGCGGTTGAGCATCATCATTCCTGTTTTCAACGAGGTAGCCCTCGTCACCACCTTGCTGGAAAAAGTCGTAGCCCTAGAGCTCGACGACGGCATGGCGAAAGAAATCGTGATCGTGGACGATGGATCCACGGACGGAACGTTGGAAGTGCTTCACGCCTTTCACACCGCTCATCCCGAGACGCGGCTATTGGTCCACGAGAAGAATAGCGGAAAGGGCGCGGCCGTTCGCACCGGCATGCAAGCGGCACAGGGCGACATCTTCATCATTCAGGATGCCGATCTGGAGTACGATCCCGAAGACATCCGCGAAGTAGTAAGACCCGTCGTCACCGGTCAGGCTTCAGTCGTGTATGGCTCACGAATCTTGCGTGAAAAGGCCCTCGGCCGCTCGGGTGTGCTCGGCTTGGTGACCGGAAAGCACCCCCACTCCTACGTCCTCGCCTATCTCGGCGGCGTGACCATCACCCAGTGGATCAATCTGATCACCGGTGCCTGCCTAACAGACGAGCCGACCTGCTATAAAAGCTTCCGCCGCGCCGCGCTCGAAGGCATCGAGATCGATTCCGATGATTTCGCCTGGGAGCCGGAAATCACGGTGAAGCTGCTCCTGCGCGGCATCGAAATCCGCGAAGTGCCCATCGCCTATCACCCGCGCAAGAACCGCGACGGGAAGAAGATCAATTGGCGGGACGGCGTGAAGGCGTTGTGGACCGCGGGAAAATATCGCTTTCGAAAATCCTCGTGA